Proteins from one Pelosinus sp. IPA-1 genomic window:
- a CDS encoding YbaB/EbfC family nucleoid-associated protein — MWENLGNMMEMVKKIQQNVDNAQDQLKAQRVEVSSGDVIKLTLNGQQEVLAIEINSKYLSSENATLLQDLLVATINNGLTKSRELHQNAMCKLTGDLNLPKIPGLF; from the coding sequence ATGTGGGAAAACTTAGGAAATATGATGGAAATGGTAAAAAAAATTCAACAAAATGTTGATAATGCACAAGATCAGTTAAAAGCTCAAAGAGTAGAGGTTTCTAGTGGTGACGTAATAAAGTTAACATTAAATGGACAACAAGAAGTACTAGCAATAGAAATCAACAGTAAATATTTATCTTCTGAAAATGCAACATTATTACAAGATTTATTAGTTGCAACCATAAATAACGGTCTAACAAAATCCCGAGAACTACATCAAAACGCAATGTGCAAATTAACTGGCGATTTAAATCTCCCGAAAATTCCTGGCCTATTTTAA
- a CDS encoding penicillin-binding protein 1A, translated as MDKDRDDSSKNSRRSSKSGSSKITVIALIVFVVMITGAGLGFLTASIHTMPSLKDEIRPAASSQIYDVNGKLINTIHSVENRVPVSINKIPKNLQNAFVAAEDARFYQHIGIDPRGILRAVWSNITDRGVSEGGSTITQQLAKNALLSQERTLKRKIQEAILALQIERQYSKSEILELYLNQIYFGQGAYGVQSAAIVYFGKNVEDLTLPECAMLAGIPKSPNYYSPFNNLKAATERQATVLDQMVKYNFIDSATGIQAANSKLKLATRSTQSDNKINTASYFVDYVTQYLIDKYGADAIYKDGLKIYTTLDLDMQEAAEQAMQKLPNVRTDSSGLQQPQGALVAIDPRTGYIKAMVGGRGNDQFNRAVLAERQPGSAFKPFVYLAALEGGMTPSTMIEDTPITFGSWSPINYDAKFHGSVSLRTALEQSLNVPTVKIANQTGADKPLYYAQQMGISTLVLQGSTNDRNLAMSLGGLTRGVTPLELASAYGVLANQGVHVEPISVIKIVDRNGKILEQITPKEKAVVNERSAYILTDMLRGVITNGTGTAADIGRPAAGKTGTTSDYKDAWFVGFTPDLVASVWIGYDSDENLNGITGGTLPATIWRAFMNKALTKIPARDFIRPSGVVLEPNPTPKLTEQNPDEKQPVNPLTTDGKKDKLPNQPGDEAHPVDKNLPPPPSKPDKNTSPLPPPPKANEPPKKNNP; from the coding sequence ATGGACAAGGATCGAGACGATAGCTCCAAAAACAGCCGTCGTTCTTCTAAAAGTGGAAGTTCAAAAATAACCGTAATAGCATTAATTGTTTTTGTTGTAATGATTACTGGTGCTGGTCTTGGTTTTTTGACAGCTAGTATTCATACTATGCCTAGTCTAAAAGATGAAATCAGACCTGCTGCTTCTTCACAGATTTATGACGTTAATGGAAAATTAATTAACACCATTCATTCTGTTGAAAATCGAGTTCCTGTTTCTATTAATAAAATCCCTAAAAATTTGCAAAATGCGTTTGTAGCTGCTGAAGACGCACGTTTTTACCAGCATATTGGTATTGATCCCCGCGGTATTTTACGGGCAGTATGGTCAAATATAACTGACCGCGGCGTATCTGAAGGCGGCAGTACCATTACACAGCAGCTAGCTAAAAATGCCTTACTCTCACAAGAACGTACATTAAAACGCAAAATACAAGAAGCAATTTTAGCGTTACAAATTGAACGTCAATACAGTAAAAGCGAAATCCTAGAACTTTACTTGAATCAAATTTATTTTGGGCAAGGCGCCTATGGAGTACAATCTGCCGCGATTGTATATTTTGGCAAAAACGTCGAAGATTTGACTTTACCAGAGTGTGCTATGCTAGCAGGTATTCCTAAAAGCCCAAACTATTATTCACCATTCAATAACCTAAAGGCAGCCACAGAGCGGCAAGCTACTGTTCTTGATCAAATGGTTAAATATAACTTTATTGATTCTGCAACAGGCATTCAAGCTGCGAACAGTAAACTTAAATTAGCAACACGTTCTACCCAATCAGATAATAAGATTAATACAGCTAGTTATTTTGTTGACTATGTTACACAATATCTTATTGATAAATATGGTGCTGACGCAATTTACAAAGACGGTCTAAAAATTTATACTACCTTAGATTTAGATATGCAAGAAGCAGCAGAACAAGCCATGCAAAAATTACCGAATGTACGTACGGATAGCAGTGGTTTACAACAGCCTCAAGGAGCCCTTGTTGCTATTGATCCACGTACAGGTTATATTAAAGCAATGGTTGGCGGCCGAGGCAATGACCAATTTAATCGAGCAGTACTAGCAGAACGGCAGCCAGGTTCTGCATTTAAACCTTTTGTATATTTAGCTGCTTTAGAAGGCGGGATGACTCCTTCAACAATGATTGAAGATACCCCAATAACCTTTGGTAGCTGGTCTCCAATAAATTATGATGCAAAATTTCATGGATCTGTTTCTTTGCGTACAGCACTGGAGCAATCGCTTAATGTACCAACTGTAAAAATAGCCAATCAAACAGGTGCCGATAAGCCATTATACTATGCCCAACAAATGGGTATTTCTACCCTGGTTTTACAAGGTTCTACCAATGACCGCAACTTAGCCATGTCTCTCGGCGGCCTTACTCGTGGTGTTACTCCCTTAGAACTTGCAAGCGCTTATGGTGTTTTAGCAAACCAGGGAGTACACGTAGAGCCAATAAGTGTCATTAAAATTGTTGATCGAAACGGTAAAATTTTAGAGCAGATAACGCCAAAAGAAAAAGCAGTTGTTAATGAACGTTCCGCCTACATTCTTACTGATATGCTACGCGGTGTTATTACAAACGGCACCGGTACAGCAGCAGATATTGGTCGCCCGGCGGCTGGTAAAACTGGTACAACCAGTGATTATAAGGACGCCTGGTTCGTCGGATTCACCCCCGATCTTGTAGCGTCCGTCTGGATTGGTTATGACTCTGATGAAAACTTAAATGGAATCACCGGAGGTACTCTTCCAGCTACAATTTGGAGAGCATTTATGAATAAGGCTTTAACCAAAATTCCTGCTCGCGATTTCATTAGGCCTAGTGGTGTTGTTCTTGAACCTAATCCTACTCCCAAGCTTACTGAACAGAATCCTGATGAAAAGCAGCCTGTAAACCCATTAACTACGGATGGCAAAAAAGATAAATTACCTAATCAACCAGGCGATGAAGCGCATCCTGTTGATAAAAATCTTCCACCGCCACCATCTAAGCCAGATAAAAATACTTCGCCCCTTCCACCACCACCAAAAGCAAATGAACCACCAAAAAAAAATAATCCTTAA
- the tyrS gene encoding tyrosine--tRNA ligase translates to MTVLDVLKERGFIQQLTHEDEMTELFAKEKITFYIGFDPTADSLHVGHFLGMMVMAHMQKAGHRPVCLIGGGTTMVGDPSGKTDMRKMMTQDDIVHNGERFKKQMQRFIDFSDNKALMVNNADWLLNLNYIEFLRDIGVHFSVNRMLTAECFKQRLDKGLSFLEFNYMLMQAYDFLELNRQCNCIMQMGGDDQWSNILAGADLIRRKESKPAFGLTYTLLTTSDGRKMGKTEKGALWLDAEKTSPYAFYQYWRNIDDADVEKCLALLTFMPMDEVRRLGALKDKEINIAKKILAFEVTNLIHGSEEAEKAQQATEALFSGAGALDNAPTVSITTNMLGNKIIDVLAATGIVPSKSEGRRLIQQGGLYIGDNKVTDLDFIITADLFENHSLLIRKGKKTFHRIIIE, encoded by the coding sequence ATGACTGTACTTGATGTTCTTAAAGAACGAGGTTTTATCCAACAACTTACCCATGAAGATGAAATGACGGAACTCTTTGCTAAAGAAAAAATCACTTTTTACATTGGCTTTGATCCCACAGCGGACAGCTTACATGTGGGACATTTTCTAGGAATGATGGTAATGGCACACATGCAAAAGGCTGGTCATCGACCCGTGTGTCTAATCGGTGGCGGCACGACAATGGTCGGTGATCCTTCAGGTAAAACTGATATGCGCAAAATGATGACCCAAGATGATATCGTCCACAACGGTGAACGCTTTAAAAAACAAATGCAGCGCTTTATTGACTTCTCTGATAACAAAGCGTTAATGGTTAATAATGCTGATTGGCTACTTAATCTCAATTACATCGAATTTTTAAGGGATATCGGTGTGCACTTCTCGGTCAACCGGATGCTAACTGCTGAATGTTTTAAACAACGGTTAGACAAAGGGTTATCTTTCTTAGAATTTAACTATATGCTAATGCAAGCCTATGATTTCCTAGAACTTAATCGTCAATGCAACTGCATCATGCAAATGGGCGGAGATGATCAATGGTCTAACATCCTTGCTGGAGCAGATCTTATAAGACGCAAAGAAAGCAAACCAGCCTTCGGATTAACCTATACTCTTTTGACCACTAGTGATGGGCGAAAGATGGGTAAAACGGAGAAAGGTGCACTTTGGCTCGATGCCGAAAAAACTTCTCCTTATGCTTTTTACCAATATTGGCGTAATATTGACGATGCAGATGTAGAAAAATGTTTAGCACTTCTAACTTTTATGCCAATGGATGAAGTAAGAAGGCTAGGTGCTCTTAAAGACAAAGAAATTAACATCGCAAAAAAAATACTAGCCTTCGAAGTAACGAACCTCATTCATGGTTCAGAAGAAGCTGAAAAAGCGCAACAAGCAACTGAAGCATTATTTAGTGGAGCTGGTGCATTAGATAATGCCCCGACAGTGTCCATTACCACTAACATGCTTGGTAACAAAATTATTGACGTTTTAGCTGCAACTGGAATAGTCCCATCCAAAAGCGAAGGAAGAAGACTAATCCAACAAGGCGGTCTTTATATTGGCGACAATAAAGTAACCGATTTAGACTTTATAATTACTGCTGATTTATTTGAAAATCATAGCCTGCTTATTCGTAAAGGTAAAAAAACCTTTCATCGCATTATTATAGAATAA